A single region of the Pseudomonadota bacterium genome encodes:
- a CDS encoding acyl carrier protein — MTDTEIISLVNQTLAEEFELEEAALRPTAEIFADLGLDSLDIVDMVVVLEGAFGIKIRDAEGLREIRTLGDIHRFVLARKRKSETLVP, encoded by the coding sequence ATGACGGATACGGAAATCATCTCTCTGGTCAATCAAACCCTGGCCGAGGAGTTTGAACTGGAGGAAGCGGCGCTGCGGCCCACAGCCGAGATCTTCGCTGATCTTGGGCTCGACAGCCTTGATATTGTCGATATGGTCGTGGTTCTGGAAGGCGCTTTCGGCATCAAGATTCGGGATGCAGAGGGCCTGCGCGAGATTCGGACCCTGGGTGATATTCATCGTTTCGTGCTCGCGCGCAAGCGGAAAAGTGAAACCTTGGTTCCTTGA
- a CDS encoding beta-ketoacyl-[acyl-carrier-protein] synthase family protein, whose amino-acid sequence MRRVAITGMGAVSPFGRGVPRLLQALAAGESAVTSVPGLAAYGGLRTQLAALVPDVNGREIARAQRRSMSRQSLFAVLAAREALDQARLPESLYADGECGVAIGSTISSLETSESFFADYLVDKSFARMKTSLFFKTMNHSAAANVAQYFGLTGRLLAPAAACATGCQSLGYAYEMIAGGLQQVMVCGGAEEFHSLAAATFDLMNAASVGYNDNPAAASRPFDRCRDGVVCGEGAGILVLEDWEAAQARGAEILAELRGFATLTETGSIAEPSAAAMQKCIRAVLANAGVPALAIGYVNAHATATEKGDLAEAAALAEIFGSRVPISSLKGHLGHTLAASGALETIATVAMLNRGEFWPTRNLEEIDARFAGLHLLQRVEKHDAVLALKDNFALGGVNCSLVLGGGRH is encoded by the coding sequence ATGCGACGGGTAGCGATTACCGGAATGGGGGCGGTTTCCCCGTTTGGCCGCGGTGTGCCGCGCTTGCTTCAGGCCCTGGCCGCGGGCGAGAGCGCGGTGACCTCGGTTCCCGGACTGGCGGCTTACGGCGGCCTGCGGACGCAGTTGGCGGCGCTGGTGCCCGACGTTAACGGTCGGGAAATCGCTCGCGCCCAACGGCGCTCCATGTCACGGCAGTCGCTGTTCGCGGTGCTGGCCGCGCGGGAAGCCCTGGACCAGGCGCGGCTGCCGGAAAGTCTTTATGCCGACGGCGAGTGCGGGGTCGCGATCGGGAGTACGATCAGCAGTCTGGAAACCAGTGAAAGCTTTTTTGCCGACTATCTGGTCGATAAAAGTTTCGCGCGCATGAAAACCTCGCTCTTTTTTAAAACCATGAACCATTCGGCGGCTGCCAACGTGGCCCAATATTTCGGTCTGACCGGGCGTCTGCTGGCTCCGGCGGCGGCCTGCGCCACCGGTTGTCAGTCCCTGGGCTACGCATACGAGATGATCGCCGGCGGCCTGCAGCAGGTCATGGTCTGTGGCGGAGCCGAGGAGTTTCACTCGCTGGCGGCGGCCACTTTTGATTTGATGAATGCCGCTTCCGTTGGTTATAATGACAATCCCGCCGCCGCCTCCCGGCCTTTTGACCGCTGCCGCGACGGCGTGGTCTGCGGTGAAGGCGCCGGGATTCTGGTTCTGGAAGACTGGGAGGCGGCTCAGGCGCGCGGGGCGGAAATTCTGGCCGAATTGCGGGGTTTCGCCACGCTGACCGAAACCGGCAGCATTGCCGAGCCCAGTGCGGCGGCCATGCAGAAATGTATTCGCGCGGTGCTGGCCAATGCCGGAGTGCCGGCGTTGGCGATTGGCTATGTCAACGCGCACGCGACCGCCACTGAAAAAGGCGATCTCGCCGAGGCCGCGGCGCTGGCTGAAATTTTCGGGTCGCGAGTGCCGATCAGCAGTCTGAAAGGCCATCTCGGCCATACCCTGGCGGCCAGCGGCGCACTGGAAACCATCGCCACGGTGGCGATGCTGAATCGGGGTGAATTCTGGCCGACGCGTAATCTGGAGGAGATCGATGCCCGTTTTGCCGGGCTTCATCTGCTGCAGAGGGTGGAAAAACATGATGCGGTTCTGGCTTTGAAAGATAATTTTGCTTTGGGCGGAGTCAACTGCTCGTTGGTGCTGGGCGGCGGCCGGCATTGA
- a CDS encoding 1-acyl-sn-glycerol-3-phosphate acyltransferase, with the protein MNLWVYPLLALWTLCGLLLVAPLLLLLWKAVTGWSRARIVRHSIWFYGRGWMLLVAPFVRFEVDGFSAPEAGPVLYVVNHLSFFDTYCMAAQPHSNIAFAVRGWPFRRLFWYTACVRLARRYLEVEGAPFDDLLVQAREIVAAGGSLLFFPEGHRSRDGELQRFYSGAFLLALKLGLPVIPLCLVGTDCLLPPGRWLLRPATICLRALPAVDPADFTGPEGHRRLRRQVKETMARELARLRQPSGPSQ; encoded by the coding sequence ATGAACCTCTGGGTCTACCCGCTGTTGGCGCTCTGGACCTTGTGCGGTCTGTTGTTGGTCGCGCCCTTGTTGCTGCTGCTCTGGAAGGCGGTCACGGGCTGGTCACGGGCGCGCATCGTGCGCCATTCTATCTGGTTTTACGGTCGCGGCTGGATGCTGCTGGTCGCGCCCTTCGTGCGTTTTGAGGTCGATGGTTTCTCAGCGCCCGAGGCCGGGCCGGTGCTGTACGTGGTCAATCATCTTTCCTTTTTTGACACCTACTGCATGGCGGCGCAGCCGCACAGCAATATTGCTTTCGCGGTGCGCGGCTGGCCCTTTCGCCGGCTTTTCTGGTATACGGCTTGCGTGCGCCTGGCTCGTCGCTATCTGGAGGTGGAAGGCGCGCCGTTCGACGACCTCCTGGTCCAGGCGCGGGAAATTGTTGCCGCCGGCGGCTCGCTGTTGTTTTTTCCGGAGGGGCATCGCAGCCGGGACGGTGAACTGCAGCGTTTTTATTCCGGGGCTTTTTTACTGGCCTTGAAACTCGGGCTGCCGGTGATTCCCCTCTGTCTTGTGGGTACGGATTGTTTGCTGCCGCCGGGCCGCTGGTTGCTGCGACCGGCCACCATTTGCCTGCGGGCTCTGCCGGCCGTTGATCCGGCCGATTTTACCGGGCCCGAGGGGCATCGCCGCCTGCGGCGGCAGGTAAAGGAAACCATGGCCCGTGAGTTGGCTCGCCTGCGACAACCCTCAGGCCCGTCGCAGTGA